ACCTTTTGCTCATTTTGAAATTCTTTGAGCAGCATCACTCCCTCTAAATTTGTAGTCATCAAGTCAGGGTAATGCCTGGCGGTCATTTAGTGATGATGCCTTGCAGCCGGTATGGCCGCTGCATACTTCACCACACATTTAAATCATTTCATTTATGAAACAGTTTATAATTATAATTATTGGGACGATAACGGTTGTTTGTATTTGGTTGTTAAACAGTTGCCAGGTGGAAACCAACTTTCAGGCACCAGTATTGACGGGTATGGGAGAGCACACAATGGAGATTACCACTGAGTCCATTTATACCCAAAGGTTCTTTAAGCAGGGACTTATATTGGCCTATGGTTTTAATCATGCAGAAGCCATCAGGTCCTTTAAAGAAGCCATCAGGCAGGATGATGAATGTGCCATGTGCTATTGGGGGCTTGCTTATGCCCTTGGTCCGAACTACAATGTAGGTATGGATGAATCTGTCAACCAGGAAGCATACAACGCAGCACAAATGGCACTTAAGCTAGCTGATGATGTTACCCAAAGGGAAAAGCATCTTATTAAGGCCATGGCAGAGCGATATGCCCCTGAGTTTAAAAACCGAAAAGAGCTGGATAGGGCATATGCCGAAGCCATGCGAATGGCGTATGAAGCTTTCCCTGAAGACTCGGATATAGCGGCAATATACGCAGAGTCCTTAATGGATCTGCACCCATGGGACTTGTACACTGCAATAGAAGGGGAGCCCAAGATATGGACGCCTGAAATTGTAAAAATTATAGAGCAGGCTATGGAAAGTAATCCTCGCAATCCTATGCCAATACATCTTTATATCCATGCTACCGAGGCATCTTCTACGCCAGAGCGTGCCCTGGATATGGCTATGAAATTAGGCGAAATGGTTCCGGGGGCAGGTCACCTTGTACATATGCCCTCGCATACCTACATCCGTACCGGTGATTATCACTTAGGTACACTGGCCAATGAAAGAGCTGTTGAAGTTGATAGTTCATACCTGGCTTCCTGCTCCGCACAAGGACTGTACCCGTTGGCACTATATCCGCACAACCTTCATTTTCTTACAGCATGTGCAGCCCTGGAGGGTAACGGTGCAAAGGCTATCAATGCCGCATTCAGACTGGCTCAAAAGGTGGATAGACAGGCTATGAAGCAAAAGGAATGGGCCGGACTTCAGCATTTTTCAACTATACAATACAACGTGCTTGTAAAATTTGCCCAGTGGGAAACGATACTGCAACTATGGGAGCCTGAACTCGATTACCCCAAAGCCATATGGCACTATGCCAGGGGTATGGCCTATGTCGGATTGGGTAAAACAGGTCAGGCGCAGGAAGAGCTTGACCTACTAACCGGTATTGCCGGAAAGCCCGGCCTCAGGGAAATAAGTATATGGGATATCAATACGGTGGATCAGCTGGTTTTGATAGCGCAAAAAGTACTTGATGCAGAAATACTCAGGGCCGGCGGGCAGCATGCTGAGGCCGAAATCAGGTTGAAGCAGGCCATCGGGCTCGAGGATAGGCTAAACTATCAGGAGCCACCTGACTGGTTTTTCTCAGTCAGGCATGTCCTCGGAGATTTGTATATGCAAATGGGGCAATACAGCCAGGCAGAAAACATCTATAGGGAAGATTTGAAAATTTACAGGAAAAATGGCTTTGCCCTCCATGGCCTCAAAGCCAGCTTACTGCATCAGGGCAAAGTAGACGAGGCCGTATTAGTGGGAGAGGAGTTTCGCATGGCCTGGAAGTATGCGGATACTCAATTGAAATACTCCAGAGTAAACCCTGAAACACGTAAAAATATTAAGACCAAAATGCAGCAGAATTTGCCTGGAGACCTGATATCCATAGCGCTGACATTTTGTGGATTTGACAGATAGTAATAAGTAGTTTCTTGATAGTTTAGGTTTGTAACCGTCTGGTCGCTGTATGCGGTCAGGCGGTTATTTTTTATTTATTTAAGTTTTTTACGATAACAAAAATCATTTGTTCGTATGACTAATTGTCTATTTATATTTAATAGATTAATATGTAACTTTAAATCAAATCTTATAAGACTTATCTATCATGAAAAAAATTCTTGTTCCTACTGACTTTTCCGAGCAGGCTGGTTATGCTTTGGAAGTAGCATATCATATAGCTAAAAAATCCGACGCATCCATAGTTTTATTGCATGTGGTTGAGGATGCCAGTGTGACC
This region of Fulvivirga ulvae genomic DNA includes:
- a CDS encoding tetratricopeptide repeat protein, producing the protein METNFQAPVLTGMGEHTMEITTESIYTQRFFKQGLILAYGFNHAEAIRSFKEAIRQDDECAMCYWGLAYALGPNYNVGMDESVNQEAYNAAQMALKLADDVTQREKHLIKAMAERYAPEFKNRKELDRAYAEAMRMAYEAFPEDSDIAAIYAESLMDLHPWDLYTAIEGEPKIWTPEIVKIIEQAMESNPRNPMPIHLYIHATEASSTPERALDMAMKLGEMVPGAGHLVHMPSHTYIRTGDYHLGTLANERAVEVDSSYLASCSAQGLYPLALYPHNLHFLTACAALEGNGAKAINAAFRLAQKVDRQAMKQKEWAGLQHFSTIQYNVLVKFAQWETILQLWEPELDYPKAIWHYARGMAYVGLGKTGQAQEELDLLTGIAGKPGLREISIWDINTVDQLVLIAQKVLDAEILRAGGQHAEAEIRLKQAIGLEDRLNYQEPPDWFFSVRHVLGDLYMQMGQYSQAENIYREDLKIYRKNGFALHGLKASLLHQGKVDEAVLVGEEFRMAWKYADTQLKYSRVNPETRKNIKTKMQQNLPGDLISIALTFCGFDR